In Silurus meridionalis isolate SWU-2019-XX chromosome 7, ASM1480568v1, whole genome shotgun sequence, the genomic stretch TGACGTGGTAATTTTCTTATCAGCAAACAGATATCGTAGCAATTGCTGGACAAAATCCCAGCAAGGTCAatgagtgaaaaagaaaaaactgcaaGCTTTGCAGTTGATATAATGAAATTTGCATATGTCTTAGACTGAAGGATAGTTATAGCATTTTAAAACGGATTTCTTTCGCAGTTCCCTGTTGCACAATATCTTAGTGAAAACTGGTGAAATTATCTTTTTTCACTGAAGAAATTCGATATAGTTAGCAAGGTGACATAATATTTTAGCTCTTAAAGTTGTGGCATCGGTGTATTCTACAAATAGCAATATCTAATTATTGTGCAAAACTGATGCTTCATGATTTTGACTAAGCTTTAGAATTAAACTGCCACAATTTCTAGCAAGCACTACTACATACATTTGAGGCGGAAGGTTTACATATACTTAAACTAAAGACATTCAATATTGGTTTGTCACACCTCCAAACAGTTTGTGTTATCATACAGTTTGTTTGTCAAGTCAATTAGGGCATCAACTTTGTTCACACCAGAGGTAGCGATTAAAACAATCAAATAGAGACATTTATATTCTAGTTTAATTCACTATATAACAATTCCAGTGTGCTTACATACAACAAGTTGATGGTTTCCTTATGCAGTCTGGAAGTTGCAGGCATCAGATAACCATGGCTATCCACCATTAAGAGAGCCTAGGGCCATGACCCAAAATGTTTTGCAACTAAAGGCCAAAAGACAAAACTAGAGTCAGAGTGAAGTTTGCAGGTTATCACCTGTCTTTTGGATGTGTTCTTTGGTCagatgataataaaaatgaaccATTTGTTGATGACCCATAATAATCAGCACTATTTATGTGTGGAAAAGGGTTAGGCTTTTAGTCTGAAATACATCATCGTGGTTTGGGTGTTTTGCTGGAAAGTGGACTGTTTTGCTGGAAATGGtgcattttagaaaataaaatgttgaggAAGGAGCAATATCCTGAAATACTAATCTAACACCTCAAGACATCAGTCAAGAAAGTAAAACTTATTCACTATTGGGATTCTAAACAAGGTATTTGGAcagaaatggggaaaaaatgtgtCTGAGGAAGGAGACTCACCAACTGGAGTTCTGTCAAGAGGGCAGATATATTGAGAGAAGCTTGAGGAAGGCTACCACAAGCTTAGGATTCAAGTTTAAACAGTTCAAATGGCAATGCCTCCAATATATGTCAACTTTTAATATATTGAGTTCAAATCTTATATAGTAAGAAAAAGATTTAATGAAATGAATGTaactattaatttaaaaaatacatattattaaagtaaagtaaatacactatttgattcaacacagtaaatgtataataacatgaaatatgcactttttttgttggcttcatatatattttttattttttatgtaaatgttaatgctCACCATGCAAACTGCAGTCAACAAAGTTTTCATGGTCCCTtttggcttttatttatttatttttaagttttgcTTTGTTATTTGACTATTGTTATTCTATTGGCAGCTCCTCTGGGGAGCCTGATTGGGAATCAGCTCTCGTGTCGTGTCGCTGTGATACTTGGAGGATTCCTAGCCTCTAGTGGAATGGTGCTTAGCTCTTTTGCCACCAGTTTAGAGTACCTCTACCTCTCTCTAGGTGCCTTAACTGGTAAGGCACTTAAAATCAATAAAGATGAATTCAGTCTTGGCTAATTTGAAAGTCTGATTCATAACTAAAGCCTAAGAAATGATGAACATTCAGGGTCTCCCTAAAGTCTCCATACATAGGGCAATTAAACACTTTTTAGCAAAGCATAACTTGAAATACAATTACTTTATTTGACATTTCTTTGTAAACACACAGAATTGACACAGAGTAGACCTTTGACTACAAGTTTGGCACCATTGTTATGTGTGACAATtttaaaacttttctttttctttaaattctAAACAATTTGGAGAAAAAAAGCTATTATCCCTCTTTCTGGAATCTTTTGGGACACCCTGTAGTATAATTGAGATAATATTGGAAATTGTTGGCTGTTGTTACAGAGaaagttttgcttttctttgcaGGAATTGGCTTTGCTCTCTGTTACACACCAGCCATCGCTATGGTTGGTGTTTATTTCTGTGAGAGGAAGGCTTTGGCTTACGGCATTGCTATGTCTGGCAGCGGCATCGGCACGTTTGTACTGGCCCCTGTGGTGCAGCTACTGATTGAACACTACTCTTGGCGTGGTGCTCTACTTATCCTGGGAGGCTTAGTGgccaacctgtgtgtgtgtggagctctGCTCCGTCCTATCACTCTCAAAGAAGAGGAAGCCTTCCCCCTGCCAGTGGACTCGGAGTGTGGATACAGTTCAGCCCCTCTCACATCTGATCAGAAAGAGATCAACAgcaaagaagaaagaaacagcAAGCAACGATGCATGCACTTTATGCAGGACTACAATTTCCTGCTTATGCCTGACTTCCTGGTCTTGGCAGGCTCCTTCCTGTTTCTGGCGAGTGGCTGTAGCTTGCCCTTTGTTTACTTGGTGCCCTATGCCCTAGACGTGGGTGTCAGTCACCACCATGCTGCCTTTCTTATGTCTATTTTAGGCGTCATTGACATTGTGGGCAACATCACCTTCGGCTGGCTCACAGACAGAAGGTGAACTACAGTGGGTGCTTGAACTATTTAATGCTGAT encodes the following:
- the slc16a12b gene encoding monocarboxylate transporter 12-B; the encoded protein is MKQEVEVGAASMAQEKKRKKTAGVLPPDGGWGWMIVAGCFMVTVCTRAVTRCISIFFIEFQLHFAHDYSGTAWIHSLVDCTTMLCAPLGSLIGNQLSCRVAVILGGFLASSGMVLSSFATSLEYLYLSLGALTGIGFALCYTPAIAMVGVYFCERKALAYGIAMSGSGIGTFVLAPVVQLLIEHYSWRGALLILGGLVANLCVCGALLRPITLKEEEAFPLPVDSECGYSSAPLTSDQKEINSKEERNSKQRCMHFMQDYNFLLMPDFLVLAGSFLFLASGCSLPFVYLVPYALDVGVSHHHAAFLMSILGVIDIVGNITFGWLTDRRCLKKYRSICYMAAVGMEGLCCFLIPLLHTFALLVPFSVLYGYFDGAYVALIPVVTSDVVGTSCLSSALGVVYFLHAIPYLLSPPFGGWLVDTTGTYTATFFLSGFALISSALLLCTITVVRHCQRIQRNSLSKVSTPEACEGKRAFYTAKIL